A genome region from Pseudomonas sp. S06B 330 includes the following:
- a CDS encoding TRAP transporter large permease produces the protein MSGLELGLVALGITTALLLFRVHIGVTMLVGGAACFWAINDGDLSSLLYTLNSLAYSRLSNYDLAVIPLFVMMGQFATHGGLSRSIFRCAAAFIGHWKGGMGLSAIGACAGFGAICGSSLATAATMSHVALPELRRHNYSGRLATATVAAGGTLGILIPPSVPLIIYAVLTQESIAKLFVAAIVPGVVAIVGYMIVLRIMVSRDESQATVSPKASGAERVKALVSVSPVIGVFLVVIVGIYGGWANPTEAASIGAAACGILAVWQGGMRWSGFRASMLGTAETTAMIFLVLLGADLLNSGLALTQMPGELAAWVIGSGLAPMLVLLIILGLYLVLGCVMDSLAMILLTIPIFYPMIMGLDFFGMSETDKSIWFGILALMVVEIGLIHPPLGMNLFIVQRTAGDVPYGETAKGIVPFLCSDLLRIALLVAFPGLSLWLLTF, from the coding sequence ATGAGCGGTCTGGAATTGGGGCTGGTTGCCCTGGGCATCACCACGGCGCTGTTGCTGTTCCGGGTGCATATCGGCGTCACCATGCTGGTCGGGGGCGCGGCGTGCTTCTGGGCAATCAATGACGGTGATTTGTCGAGCCTGTTGTACACCCTCAACTCGTTGGCCTATTCGCGGCTGTCCAACTACGACCTGGCGGTGATCCCGCTGTTTGTAATGATGGGGCAGTTCGCCACGCATGGTGGCTTATCACGCTCGATTTTTCGTTGTGCCGCCGCTTTTATCGGCCACTGGAAAGGCGGCATGGGCTTGTCGGCGATCGGTGCCTGTGCCGGTTTCGGGGCCATCTGTGGCTCGTCCCTGGCGACGGCCGCGACCATGAGCCATGTAGCGCTACCGGAGCTGCGTCGGCATAACTACTCCGGACGTCTGGCGACCGCCACCGTGGCCGCTGGCGGTACCCTGGGGATTTTGATTCCACCGTCAGTCCCGCTGATCATCTATGCGGTACTGACCCAGGAGTCGATTGCCAAGCTGTTCGTCGCAGCCATCGTGCCGGGCGTAGTGGCCATCGTTGGCTACATGATTGTCCTGCGCATCATGGTTTCGCGTGATGAGAGTCAGGCCACTGTATCGCCCAAGGCGTCGGGCGCTGAACGGGTCAAGGCACTGGTCAGCGTGTCACCGGTGATCGGTGTGTTCCTGGTGGTGATCGTCGGCATTTACGGTGGTTGGGCCAACCCTACCGAGGCTGCCTCGATTGGCGCTGCGGCCTGCGGCATTCTCGCGGTGTGGCAGGGTGGGATGCGCTGGAGCGGCTTTCGCGCGAGCATGTTGGGTACGGCAGAAACCACGGCGATGATCTTCCTCGTACTGCTCGGCGCCGACTTGCTCAACTCGGGGCTGGCCTTGACGCAAATGCCCGGTGAACTCGCGGCCTGGGTAATTGGCAGTGGTTTGGCACCGATGCTGGTGCTGCTGATCATCCTCGGCTTGTATCTGGTGTTGGGCTGCGTCATGGATTCGCTGGCGATGATCCTGCTGACCATTCCGATCTTCTACCCGATGATCATGGGCCTGGATTTCTTCGGCATGAGCGAGACCGACAAATCTATCTGGTTTGGCATCCTTGCGCTGATGGTGGTGGAGATCGGCCTGATCCATCCGCCGCTAGGCATGAACCTGTTCATCGTCCAGCGCACGGCGGGTGATGTGCCTTATGGTGAAACGGCCAAGGGCATTGTGCCGTTCCTCTGCTCGGACCTGTTGCGTATTGCCTTGCTGGTCGCCTTCCCAGGCTTGAGTCTGTGGTTGCTGACGTTCTGA
- a CDS encoding Bcr/CflA family multidrug efflux MFS transporter, translated as MSITRQPYRLIILLAALVAFGPLSIDMYLPSLPLIATDLVASEQQIQLTISLFLAGFSLGMLIYGPLSDRFGRRRLLLAGIALYIFASLGCAMASGPGQLIGWRLIQALGGAAASVLARVIVRDLFPLNEAARVLSLMQQVTMIATLVAPVLGGYLMLLSGWRMLFMVLLGFAGLCLLLVLRYLPETHAPEARGTSLVNAFKAYAEIVRNSQALGYILCMGLTFAGMFAFITASPFVYIQYFGVSPQQYAWLFALNIAGIMSMSLLNARLVGRLGSQRMLGFGTRLAAGSGLALLLCAGSGVGGLPALVLCVLLFVSVTGLIAANCLACLMSIFARQAGAAAGLAVAMQFGLGTVASAVVGALYDGSPWPMGLVVGGAGVGVFLAFRLTRA; from the coding sequence ATGTCCATCACTCGCCAGCCGTATCGGCTGATCATCCTGCTCGCCGCCCTAGTAGCTTTCGGTCCGCTGTCGATCGACATGTACCTGCCCAGCCTGCCACTGATAGCCACTGACCTGGTCGCCAGCGAGCAACAGATACAACTGACCATCAGCCTGTTCCTGGCCGGCTTCAGCCTGGGCATGCTGATCTACGGTCCGCTGTCCGACCGCTTTGGTAGACGCCGTCTGCTACTGGCTGGCATCGCCCTCTATATCTTCGCCAGCCTTGGCTGCGCCATGGCCAGTGGGCCAGGCCAACTGATCGGCTGGCGCTTGATCCAGGCGTTAGGCGGTGCCGCGGCGTCAGTGCTGGCACGGGTAATCGTGCGGGACCTGTTCCCGCTCAATGAAGCGGCACGGGTGCTATCGCTGATGCAACAGGTGACCATGATCGCCACCCTGGTCGCGCCGGTGCTGGGCGGCTACCTGATGTTGCTGAGCGGTTGGCGCATGCTGTTCATGGTCTTGCTGGGGTTCGCCGGGCTGTGTTTGCTGCTGGTGCTGCGCTACCTACCGGAAACCCATGCACCCGAGGCGCGCGGCACGTCGCTGGTGAACGCCTTCAAGGCCTATGCCGAGATCGTGCGCAATTCACAAGCGTTGGGCTACATCCTCTGTATGGGCCTGACCTTCGCCGGTATGTTTGCGTTTATCACCGCCTCGCCCTTTGTCTACATCCAGTACTTTGGCGTTTCTCCCCAGCAGTACGCCTGGCTGTTCGCCCTGAACATTGCCGGGATCATGAGCATGAGCTTGCTCAATGCGCGCCTGGTCGGGCGCCTGGGTTCTCAGCGCATGCTTGGCTTCGGCACCCGGCTGGCGGCTGGCTCGGGGTTGGCGCTGTTGCTCTGTGCGGGCAGCGGTGTGGGTGGCCTGCCAGCGCTGGTGCTCTGTGTCCTGTTGTTTGTCAGCGTGACTGGCCTGATCGCGGCTAACTGTCTGGCCTGCCTGATGTCGATCTTTGCCCGTCAGGCGGGCGCGGCGGCGGGTTTGGCGGTGGCCATGCAGTTCGGTCTGGGCACGGTGGCCAGCGCGGTGGTTGGCGCGCTGTATGACGGCAGCCCCTGGCCGATGGGGCTGGTCGTGGGGGGCGCCGGTGTCGGCGTCTTCCTGGCCTTTCGCCTCACTCGTGCCTGA
- a CDS encoding MFS transporter: MRHWPRSMRALRHRNFRLYFIGHAISTLGTWIQQVALSWLIYRLTDSVALLGLTTFAALIPQLLVGPFAGAWIDRHDKRRLLIMVETALALQALVLAGLTASEQIGPTLIVAMAALLGVLNAVDTPLRQSLLSQFVDDRADLPNALALNALLFTLSRFIGAPLAGLLLALVSEAFCFTLNAASYLALVIGLACVRLPSSPRASGSFANVFSEGLRYALDNKQVKQLMLSVMVVNLTASSYVVLLPVFARDIFAGDASTLGWLWGAAGLGSLASSMVLANNHSTAPLARLVLVSAASSALAMLLFAASTQLWLSLSAMAVLGFGITLCNVGTNILLQSDAPEALRGRVVALYTSTRFGFDAIGGLLAGLLAAQLGAPAVLLGAGAVLIAYVAWAARRPGVRHE, translated from the coding sequence ATGCGTCACTGGCCCCGTTCCATGCGCGCCCTGCGCCACCGCAATTTCCGCCTGTACTTCATCGGTCATGCGATCTCCACACTGGGTACCTGGATCCAGCAGGTGGCCTTGTCTTGGTTGATCTACCGCTTGACCGACTCAGTGGCCCTGCTCGGCCTGACCACGTTTGCCGCACTGATTCCGCAATTACTGGTGGGGCCCTTCGCCGGGGCCTGGATCGACCGGCATGACAAGCGTCGACTGTTGATCATGGTCGAAACGGCACTTGCCCTGCAGGCACTGGTGTTAGCGGGGTTGACCGCCAGTGAGCAGATCGGGCCAACGCTGATCGTGGCCATGGCCGCCCTGCTGGGTGTGCTCAACGCTGTCGATACACCGTTGCGCCAGTCGCTGCTCAGCCAATTCGTCGACGACCGTGCGGACCTGCCCAACGCCCTGGCACTCAACGCCCTGTTGTTCACCCTCTCACGTTTCATCGGCGCGCCGTTGGCTGGCTTGCTGTTGGCGCTGGTCAGCGAGGCCTTCTGCTTCACGCTGAACGCGGCGTCCTATCTGGCCCTGGTGATTGGCCTGGCGTGTGTGCGCCTGCCCTCCTCGCCGCGTGCCAGCGGCTCATTTGCCAATGTGTTCAGTGAGGGCCTGCGTTATGCCCTGGACAACAAGCAGGTCAAACAACTGATGCTCAGTGTGATGGTGGTCAACCTCACCGCCTCCAGCTATGTGGTGCTGCTGCCGGTGTTCGCCCGTGACATCTTCGCCGGCGATGCCAGCACCCTCGGCTGGCTGTGGGGCGCAGCAGGGCTTGGTTCACTGGCCTCAAGCATGGTGCTGGCGAACAATCACAGCACAGCGCCCCTGGCGCGTTTGGTGCTTGTAAGTGCCGCAAGCAGTGCATTGGCGATGCTGCTGTTCGCCGCCAGCACCCAGCTATGGCTGTCGCTGTCTGCGATGGCCGTGTTGGGGTTCGGGATCACCCTGTGCAACGTCGGCACCAATATTCTGCTGCAGAGCGATGCACCGGAGGCGCTACGGGGCCGGGTAGTAGCGCTGTACACCTCGACCCGCTTCGGTTTTGATGCCATCGGCGGCCTGCTCGCCGGGCTGTTGGCGGCCCAGCTGGGCGCGCCTGCAGTGCTGCTGGGTGCCGGCGCGGTGCTGATTGCCTACGTCGCCTGGGCTGCGCGCCGACCAGGTGTCAGGCACGAGTGA
- a CDS encoding p-hydroxyphenylacetate 3-hydroxylase oxygenase component has product MKKPTPLLDALKEILPAIAANAAKAEQDRMVPAENIAMLKGIGLHRAFLPKAFGGLELPLPEFCDYIALLAGACASTAWAMSLLCTHSHQLAMFSKQLQEEIWGANPDATASSSIAPFGKVEEVEGGVMFSGQMGWSSGSDHAEWAIVGCRRLNAEGAQDYCFAVLPRSDYQILDDWYAMGMKGSGTKTLSIDNVFVPEHRIQKAKDMMEGKSAGFGLYPDSKIFYSPYRPYFASGFATIGLGIAERMLDAFKDKTRNRVRAYTGVNVGVATPALMRLAESTHQVAAARAFLEKTWQDHADHGERQTYPSRETLAFWRTNQAYAVKMCVQAVDRLFEAAGGTAWMESNELQRLWRDSHMTAAHAYTDYDVCTQILGRELMGLEPDPSMV; this is encoded by the coding sequence ATGAAAAAGCCAACCCCGCTCCTTGATGCACTCAAGGAGATTCTCCCTGCCATCGCCGCCAATGCCGCGAAAGCCGAGCAGGACCGTATGGTCCCGGCCGAGAACATTGCCATGCTCAAAGGCATTGGCCTGCACCGTGCCTTCCTGCCCAAGGCCTTCGGCGGCCTGGAACTACCCTTGCCGGAGTTTTGTGACTACATCGCCTTGCTGGCCGGCGCCTGTGCCAGCACCGCCTGGGCCATGAGCTTGCTGTGCACCCACAGTCACCAACTGGCAATGTTCTCCAAGCAACTGCAGGAGGAAATCTGGGGCGCAAACCCCGATGCTACAGCGAGCAGTTCCATTGCGCCGTTCGGCAAGGTGGAGGAGGTCGAAGGTGGGGTGATGTTCAGTGGCCAGATGGGCTGGAGCAGTGGCAGTGACCACGCCGAATGGGCCATTGTCGGTTGCCGTCGACTGAATGCCGAAGGTGCCCAGGATTACTGCTTCGCTGTGCTGCCGCGCAGTGACTATCAGATCCTCGACGATTGGTACGCCATGGGCATGAAGGGCAGCGGTACCAAAACCCTGTCCATCGACAACGTCTTCGTGCCTGAGCACCGCATTCAAAAAGCCAAGGACATGATGGAAGGCAAGTCTGCCGGGTTCGGTCTGTATCCGGATAGCAAGATTTTCTACAGCCCTTATCGGCCATATTTCGCCAGCGGTTTTGCCACCATCGGCCTGGGCATCGCTGAGCGCATGCTCGACGCGTTCAAGGACAAAACCCGCAACCGCGTACGCGCCTATACCGGTGTCAACGTTGGCGTTGCGACCCCGGCCTTGATGCGTCTTGCCGAGTCCACCCACCAGGTGGCCGCTGCGCGTGCCTTTCTCGAGAAAACCTGGCAAGACCATGCTGATCACGGCGAGCGCCAAACGTATCCTAGCCGCGAAACCCTGGCGTTCTGGCGCACCAACCAGGCCTATGCGGTGAAGATGTGCGTACAGGCGGTTGATCGTCTGTTCGAGGCAGCGGGCGGCACTGCCTGGATGGAAAGCAACGAGCTGCAGCGCTTGTGGCGTGACTCGCACATGACTGCTGCCCATGCCTATACCGATTACGACGTCTGCACGCAAATTCTCGGGCGTGAATTGATGGGGCTTGAACCTGATCCGAGCATGGTCTGA
- a CDS encoding p-hydroxyphenylacetate 3-hydroxylase reductase component, giving the protein MTHPQQAEFDPRAFRRALGNFATGVTIMTAAVGERTVGVTANSFNSVSLDPALILWSIDKRSTSYEVFNDASHFAVNILAADQIDLSNQFARPKDDKFAGIAYEQGAGGAPLFSDCAARFQCELHQQVDGGDHWILIGKVIAFDDFGRSPLLYHQGAYSSVLPHPRLASRPEGAQKSAFQGRLSHNLYYLMTQAVRSYQADYQPRQLSSGLRTSEARMLMVLENDAGLDMQGLQREVAMPMREIEQSLDILKRKGWVEDRPAACFGLTGAGVEQTEALWTIASEQQGRVFADFSPEQIETFKGMLKQVIGSC; this is encoded by the coding sequence ATGACCCACCCACAACAAGCGGAATTTGATCCGCGTGCCTTTCGCCGTGCCTTGGGTAACTTCGCCACCGGTGTCACCATCATGACCGCCGCTGTTGGCGAGCGCACCGTCGGCGTCACGGCCAACAGCTTCAACTCGGTTTCACTGGACCCGGCGCTGATTCTCTGGAGCATCGATAAGCGCTCCACCAGCTATGAAGTATTCAATGATGCCAGTCACTTTGCCGTGAATATCCTGGCCGCCGATCAGATTGACCTGTCCAACCAGTTCGCGCGCCCCAAAGACGACAAATTCGCCGGCATTGCCTATGAGCAGGGTGCGGGTGGTGCGCCCTTGTTCAGCGACTGCGCTGCACGTTTTCAATGCGAACTGCACCAGCAGGTTGATGGTGGCGATCACTGGATCCTGATTGGCAAGGTCATTGCGTTTGACGACTTCGGCCGCTCGCCGCTGCTCTACCACCAGGGCGCTTATTCCTCGGTGTTGCCGCACCCACGCCTGGCTTCGCGCCCGGAAGGCGCGCAAAAAAGCGCCTTTCAGGGACGCCTGAGCCACAACCTTTACTACCTGATGACCCAGGCTGTGCGCAGCTATCAGGCCGACTATCAGCCGCGTCAGCTGTCCAGTGGCTTGCGCACCAGTGAAGCGCGGATGCTAATGGTGCTGGAGAACGACGCGGGCCTGGACATGCAAGGACTGCAACGCGAAGTGGCGATGCCCATGCGCGAAATTGAACAGTCGCTGGATATCCTAAAGCGCAAGGGCTGGGTGGAAGATCGGCCTGCAGCCTGCTTTGGCTTGACTGGCGCAGGCGTCGAACAGACCGAAGCGCTATGGACCATCGCCTCCGAACAACAGGGCAGGGTTTTCGCCGACTTCTCGCCGGAGCAGATCGAGACCTTCAAGGGCATGCTCAAACAGGTCATAGGCAGTTGCTGA
- a CDS encoding class I SAM-dependent methyltransferase, whose amino-acid sequence MSTPLDMNALKARQQAAWASGDYAVIGTTLQLVGERLAEACDLRWDEQVLDVAAGNGNATLAAARRGCQVTSTDYVPELLKRGEERARAEHLNVVFQVADVEALPFADGAFDAVISTFGVMFAPDQAQAARELSRVCRPGGRIGLANWTPQGFIGQMFKTLGRHVPPPAGALPPSRWGDEAQLQQLFDDAMGRIDISRQHFNFRYRSPAHFIEVFRTWYGPVHKAFASLQSDAASALENDLTQLLNDNNVAGDSSLVVPSEYLEVVISRR is encoded by the coding sequence ATGAGCACACCCCTGGATATGAACGCCTTGAAGGCGCGCCAACAAGCAGCATGGGCCAGCGGCGATTACGCCGTAATCGGCACAACTTTGCAGTTGGTCGGCGAACGTCTGGCCGAGGCCTGCGATTTGCGCTGGGATGAACAGGTACTCGATGTCGCGGCCGGTAACGGCAACGCCACCCTTGCCGCGGCACGACGCGGCTGTCAGGTCACCTCCACGGATTATGTGCCCGAGCTGTTAAAGCGTGGCGAAGAACGCGCACGGGCCGAACACTTGAACGTCGTATTCCAGGTGGCCGATGTAGAAGCCTTGCCGTTTGCCGACGGCGCTTTCGATGCGGTCATCTCGACCTTCGGCGTGATGTTTGCCCCCGATCAGGCGCAAGCGGCGCGAGAGCTATCTCGCGTCTGTCGGCCGGGTGGCCGAATTGGCCTGGCGAACTGGACGCCGCAAGGTTTCATCGGGCAGATGTTCAAAACCCTGGGCCGCCATGTACCGCCACCGGCCGGCGCACTGCCGCCCTCGCGCTGGGGCGACGAAGCGCAGTTGCAGCAGTTGTTCGACGACGCCATGGGTAGAATCGATATCAGCCGTCAGCACTTCAATTTTCGCTATCGCTCGCCAGCGCATTTCATTGAGGTATTCAGGACCTGGTATGGCCCGGTTCACAAGGCCTTTGCCTCATTGCAGAGTGATGCCGCCAGCGCACTGGAAAACGATCTGACCCAATTGCTCAATGACAACAATGTGGCCGGCGACTCGTCGCTGGTCGTGCCCAGCGAATACCTGGAAGTCGTTATCAGCCGACGTTGA
- a CDS encoding P-loop NTPase family protein: protein MQRIVILGNAGSGKSTLARDLGERLNVPVVHLDKLFWEPDWTEPDADTFRARVSAALASDAWICEGNYARRTFDLRLPRAQLIIWLDTPRITCFTRVIWRSLLNRPRADKPLGCEEKLDRAFLTFLNFVWTFDRDYRPSIDAVRVVKGPQVPVVHLRGARQIAEFIARLPSSAALHCSDSA from the coding sequence ATGCAACGCATCGTCATCCTGGGCAACGCCGGTAGCGGCAAATCGACCCTGGCCCGTGACCTCGGCGAGCGCTTGAATGTGCCGGTCGTCCACCTGGATAAACTGTTCTGGGAACCCGACTGGACAGAACCGGACGCGGACACATTCCGCGCCCGCGTCAGCGCTGCGCTTGCCTCAGACGCCTGGATTTGCGAAGGCAACTACGCAAGGCGAACCTTTGACTTAAGGCTGCCGCGTGCGCAGTTGATCATCTGGCTGGATACGCCGCGCATAACCTGCTTTACCCGCGTAATCTGGCGCAGCCTGTTGAACCGACCGCGCGCGGACAAACCGCTCGGCTGCGAGGAAAAACTGGACCGGGCCTTTTTAACCTTCCTCAACTTTGTCTGGACATTTGACCGTGACTATCGCCCGTCGATCGACGCTGTACGCGTGGTCAAAGGACCGCAGGTTCCGGTCGTCCATTTACGTGGGGCTCGGCAGATCGCCGAATTCATCGCGCGATTGCCGAGCAGCGCCGCGCTGCACTGCTCGGACTCAGCGTGA
- a CDS encoding HPP family protein, with product MSSRRLNNWFVRLLPAPLNIPPKEWLRAGFGALLGLFLAGMACSYAFGSAVALHLLGPLAASAVLLFAVHSGALAQPWPFVGSYASATVVGLVLHHWFGSALWVAALALGLALVVMCLLRCLHPPGGGVAVSVVLADSTLTALGDRVFEPIMLNALVLVAVAVIYNRLTGVRYPKTAAPRKDLHHTNDALPGERVGVSGADLDQALEELGEFVDITRDELERIILATEQHALQRSLGGITAASVMSRDVQQATPQMTLQQAWQQLSSHHLKALPVLDEHKQMVGIVTLSDLAGAAMAQGRFSWRGLLHRQHVRVEQIMSRPVITVRSTEPAVALIPLLSEQGLHCLPVLDGQQLVGVITQTDLIAGLKRHLLSAAAPSDHRVTAL from the coding sequence ATGTCTTCCCGCCGTCTGAACAACTGGTTTGTCCGGCTATTGCCGGCCCCTCTGAACATCCCCCCGAAAGAATGGTTACGCGCAGGCTTCGGCGCCTTGCTCGGGCTGTTTCTGGCGGGCATGGCCTGCAGTTATGCCTTTGGCAGTGCCGTCGCGCTGCACCTGCTCGGCCCCCTGGCGGCCTCGGCGGTGCTGTTGTTTGCCGTGCATTCCGGGGCGCTGGCGCAGCCTTGGCCCTTCGTCGGCAGCTATGCCAGTGCGACGGTCGTGGGGTTGGTGCTGCATCATTGGTTCGGCTCGGCACTCTGGGTGGCAGCCTTGGCCCTTGGCCTGGCACTGGTGGTTATGTGCCTGTTGCGCTGCCTGCACCCGCCAGGCGGCGGGGTGGCGGTGAGTGTGGTGCTGGCGGATTCGACGCTCACGGCATTGGGTGACCGGGTGTTTGAGCCGATCATGCTCAACGCTCTAGTGCTGGTCGCGGTCGCCGTGATCTACAACCGTTTGACCGGGGTGCGTTATCCCAAGACCGCTGCACCGCGCAAAGATCTGCACCATACCAACGATGCACTGCCCGGTGAGCGTGTCGGGGTCAGTGGCGCCGACCTGGATCAGGCGCTGGAGGAGCTTGGCGAGTTTGTCGATATCACCCGTGATGAGCTAGAGCGGATCATCCTCGCCACCGAACAGCATGCCTTGCAGCGTAGCCTTGGCGGTATTACTGCCGCGTCTGTGATGTCGCGCGATGTTCAGCAGGCAACCCCCCAGATGACCTTGCAGCAGGCTTGGCAGCAGCTATCAAGTCATCATCTGAAGGCGCTGCCGGTACTGGATGAGCACAAGCAGATGGTGGGAATTGTCACCCTCAGCGACTTGGCCGGGGCGGCGATGGCGCAGGGGCGCTTCAGTTGGCGGGGGCTGTTGCACCGGCAGCACGTGCGGGTTGAACAGATCATGAGCCGACCGGTGATCACTGTGCGCAGCACTGAGCCAGCGGTGGCGTTGATTCCGTTGCTGAGCGAGCAGGGGTTGCATTGTTTGCCGGTGCTCGATGGCCAGCAGTTGGTCGGAGTGATTACTCAGACCGATCTGATCGCCGGGCTCAAGCGCCATTTGCTCAGTGCCGCAGCCCCCTCAGATCACCGGGTCACAGCGCTGTGA
- a CDS encoding LysR family transcriptional regulator, with protein MDIELARTFLEIVRSGSLMAAAERLHVTQTAITARVQKLEQQLSCQLFIRSRSGASLTADGEAFVVYANQLVQTWEAARRDLPLPEGCHQVLHIGGEVSLGNPMVLDWVSALHRTMPSHAIRNEVSDGESLLRKLEMGVLDAVLVYQPTYGPGLQVEQLMEEKLIRIRRKDKPDPYIYIDWGQAFRRQHDAALPECARPALSFNLGPLALQFILEHGGSGYFRTRVVQSYLDRGIFERVPQAPEFTYPTYLVHARDRDTAALQQAFRVLRQLVADGESDWSQRCDPVI; from the coding sequence ATGGATATCGAGCTGGCCCGCACTTTCCTTGAAATCGTCCGCAGCGGCAGCCTGATGGCGGCTGCCGAACGCCTGCACGTCACCCAGACCGCCATCACCGCTCGGGTGCAGAAACTGGAGCAACAACTGTCCTGCCAGTTGTTCATCCGCAGCCGCAGTGGCGCCAGCCTGACGGCCGATGGCGAGGCATTCGTGGTCTACGCCAACCAGTTGGTGCAAACCTGGGAGGCCGCCCGCCGTGACCTGCCGCTGCCTGAAGGCTGCCACCAGGTGTTACACATCGGGGGCGAAGTGAGCCTGGGCAACCCGATGGTGCTCGACTGGGTCAGCGCCCTGCACCGGACCATGCCCAGCCACGCCATCCGCAACGAAGTCAGCGACGGCGAATCATTGCTGCGCAAACTGGAGATGGGTGTACTCGATGCGGTACTGGTCTACCAACCCACTTATGGGCCTGGCCTGCAGGTTGAGCAATTGATGGAAGAAAAGCTCATCCGCATTCGCCGCAAGGACAAACCCGACCCCTACATTTACATTGACTGGGGTCAGGCCTTCCGCCGCCAACACGACGCCGCCCTGCCGGAATGCGCGCGCCCTGCCCTGAGTTTCAACTTGGGCCCCCTGGCCTTGCAGTTCATTCTCGAGCATGGTGGCAGTGGCTACTTTCGCACCCGCGTGGTCCAGAGCTACCTGGACCGTGGGATCTTCGAACGCGTGCCACAGGCGCCGGAGTTCACCTACCCAACCTACCTGGTGCACGCCCGCGATCGAGACACCGCCGCGCTGCAACAGGCCTTCAGGGTGTTGCGCCAACTGGTGGCCGACGGTGAGAGCGACTGGTCACAGCGCTGTGACCCGGTGATCTGA
- a CDS encoding helix-turn-helix transcriptional regulator, with protein MSSQVGPETLRIKNYTTIADCIATLLFPHAEVVLHDLRSQSVVYIANNISKRKIGDDSALETLPADLDSALSLGPYEKLNWDGQKIRSISSVLLDEQGAAQMLLCINLNVSVLEQAKDALLLFFQASRLIPQPQALFRDDWQERINTFLHTWLQRHNLGLNALDREHKRALVEALYHEGAFEGRSAFDYVANVLSMGRATVYKYVKAIKQG; from the coding sequence ATGAGTTCACAGGTTGGGCCCGAAACACTGCGTATCAAGAACTACACGACCATTGCCGACTGTATTGCGACCCTGCTGTTTCCACACGCAGAAGTCGTCCTGCATGATCTGCGCAGCCAGTCGGTTGTCTACATTGCCAACAATATTTCCAAGCGCAAGATCGGCGACGATTCGGCGCTTGAGACGCTCCCCGCTGATCTCGACTCGGCGCTTAGTCTAGGGCCTTACGAGAAGCTCAACTGGGACGGCCAGAAAATTCGCTCCATCAGCAGTGTGCTGCTTGATGAGCAAGGCGCCGCGCAGATGCTGCTGTGCATCAACCTGAATGTGTCGGTGCTGGAGCAGGCCAAGGATGCCTTGCTGCTGTTTTTCCAGGCCAGCCGGTTGATCCCTCAACCACAAGCGTTGTTTCGTGATGACTGGCAGGAGCGCATCAATACGTTTCTGCACACTTGGCTGCAGCGCCATAACCTGGGGCTCAATGCCTTGGACCGCGAGCATAAGCGCGCGCTGGTCGAGGCGCTGTACCATGAAGGTGCGTTTGAGGGCCGCAGCGCCTTTGACTATGTTGCCAATGTCCTGTCGATGGGGCGCGCCACGGTGTACAAATACGTGAAAGCCATAAAGCAAGGCTAG